One Oryza sativa Japonica Group chromosome 8, ASM3414082v1 DNA window includes the following coding sequences:
- the LOC4345037 gene encoding uncharacterized protein, with product MEGWRKKVAFRARRAWAALVSGRLRARKQGSRGLLKLHEDVQTCDYKDVQVMFEMLTSELEAQKQQQQLLPPSPRKPAWPGSSPSPAPAKQ from the exons ATGGAGGGGTGGAGGAAGAAGGTCGCGTTCCGGGCGCGCCGCGCGTGGGCGGCGCTCgtctccggccgcctccgcgcgaGGAAGCAAG GCAGCCGTGGCCTCCTGAAGCTACATGAGGACGTGCAGACCTGCGACTACAAGGATGTGCAGGTCATGTTCGAGATGCTGACGTCGGAGCTGGAGGcccagaagcagcagcagcagctgctgccgccgtcgccgcgcaagCCGGCGTGGCCCggcagctcgccgtcgccggccccGGCGAAGCAGTAG
- the LOC9266655 gene encoding probable E3 ubiquitin-protein ligase HIP1, whose amino-acid sequence MDETMGRRTVGGLLLTKGGSILVYREDSPRHKATACCTRTGCSSKLFRDKEKKMRRPTKEAVIPQRSLLVSGSNRLLPQGRMAYGSRRNAAGTCSETGNRPRRETAGQDLLDHLKERVNSSRKRSLSGGSSPSSSNTSSAGSLSSSSRSISRQLHRSVPKTRKDGGTNGSNARMRSDSGGNSGANVHRRADLQGPTGRFVSQSLLRHRSRNQEEPVSHLENSLNDSTEYWRFGVDESDEDASSDRHRGMRMDIDDMSYEELLALGETIGTVSTGLPEDELSNCLKRIHYVPSASTSHEDGDIKCIICQEEYLPAEEVAEMACKHYYHLACIQQWLRQKNWCPICKSVGSATKH is encoded by the exons ATGGACGAAACCATGGGGAGGAGAACAGTTGGTGGCCTTCTATTGACCAAAGGGGGCTCAATCCTTGTATATAGGGAAGATAGCCCGCGCCACAAAGCGACCGCTTGCTGTACGCGCACTGGCTGTAGCAGTAAGCTTTTCCGTGACAAAGAGAAGAAAATGCGCAGGCCAACCAAAGAAGCAGTGATTCCTCAGAGATCACTACTTGTCAGTGGATCCAACAGGCTGTTACCTCAAGGAAGAATGGCTTATGGCAGCAGGAGGAATGCAGCCGGCACCTGTAGCGAAACCGGCAACAGACCTAGAAGAGAAACTGCTGGACAGGATCTTCTGGACCATTTGAAAGAAAGAGTAAATTCGTCGAGGAAGCGCTCATTGAGTGGAGGGAGTAGCCCATCATCATCAAACACATCTAGTGCAGGTTccttgagtagtagtagtagatcaATTTCAAGACAATTGCATCGATCAGTTCCAAAGACAAGGAAGGATGGAGGCACAAATGGAAGCAATGCCAGAATGCGTAGTGATAGTGGTGGAAATTCTGGAGCAAATGTGCATAGGAGAGCTGATTTGCAAGGACCTACCGGTAGGTTTGTTTCTCAAAGCTTGTTGAGACATAGAAGCAGAAATCAAGAAGAACCAGTATCTCATTTGGAAAACAGTTTGAATGACTCCACTGAATACTGGCGCTTCGGTGTGGATGAAAGTGATGAG GATGCTTCCAGTGATAGGCATAGAGGAATGAGAATGGACATCGACGACATGTCTTATGAG GAATTGCTTGCTCTAGGGGAAACAATTGGTACCGTGAGCACTGGCCTTCCAGAGGATGAACTGTCAAATTGTCTGAAGAGAATCCACTATGTGCCCTCAGCTTCAACAAGTCATGAAGATGGTGATATCAAATGCATAATATGCCAG GAGGAATATTTACCTGCCGAGGAGGTGGCCGAGATGGCGTGCAAGCATTACTATCATCTTGCTTGCATCCAACAATGGCTTCGGCAAAAGAATTGGTGCCCCATCTGCAAATCCGTCGGTTCTGCTACGAAACATTAG